In Candidatus Aegiribacteria sp., the DNA window CATGATATACGAATATGGCGCTGGTGCTGAATTCACTGTTTTCGGTGGTGATACACTGTCACTGTATGCAATTGATCTGGCAGATTTCACGCAACCCGATGGGTCTTGAAAATGACTGCTTTAATAACGGGAGACAGGTAAGGGGGGAGAAATGAATAAATATCTTCGAGACCCCAGGTCTTATATTCTAATATTAGGTGTTCTTCTGGTTGTAGCTTTGATCTACCTCTATCCTCGATCGATATCCGCCGATCTTGTTGACAGGATAGAGATCGCCGAACAGAATCTTGAAATGAAGCAGACTGAGCTGATCTCGCTTCAATCAGGTACATCATCTGACATGGCGATAACCGAACAGGAAATCAATCTTCTTTCCCAGCAGCTTGCTGAACTCGATAGATATCTTCCACGCAGCTATGATCAGGATGAAGTTCTCGATATGCTGACTGAGAAGGCTGAAAACAGCGGGCTTCATATCAAGGTTCTCACTCCGCTGCCTCCCGTTACGCAGGGAGATTACCTGATTTACGGCTGGCAGGTACAAATTTCCGGACGTTTTCACAGGCTCGGAGTTTTTCTGGATCAACTTACGCAGCAGATGATGATTACTTCCGTATCCAACCTGTCAGTAATCCAGCAGAAGGCTTCTGATGGAAATTACAACAATATGGAGGCGTCTTTCACAGTGTCAGCCTTCGTGCAGCCATAGGAAGGGAGCAGAAGTTTTATGAGTATTTCAAAAGGAACACTCACAGCCCTTCTAATGACTGCGGGATTGTTCATATTTTCCAGTTGTAACAGTACTGATGATTCAGCAGACATGATGGATCACACAGATACTGCTGTAACAGTTGTATCTCATCCGGATATTCATGGCTGGATCGAGCTGAAGCTGTCACAGTCTCCACCTTTGCTTACAGATGCAGGAGCATCTTCAACCTGGCTGCTGTTCGAAGGAGGAAATCTTCTGGAATTCAGCCTTTCTGATTCCAAATGGAAAGCATATTTCATCGAGGGTATCACAGATATCCTTGATCTGGATATTCTGGGCGAGAACCCGATATTTCTTACGGAGAATGAATTGCTCGAGTTCAGTGTTTTCGATTGTGATATAACACATGAAGCGCTGCCGGAAGGATTCAAGCCTGTAGAACTTGAGGTCCGGAATGGAAACGTGGCAATCCTTGGTGAGACAGGTGCTGTAGCAATAAAGAGTGAAAGTGGATTTGAAGTATTTTCTCCTGATCAGCAACTGGAGCCTGCAGGAGATCTGCAACTGATCGAGCAGGACTGGATATTCAGGCTTCAGGATAGTGGAATTGCACTGCTGGATCCATCTGTTAATCTCTGGCAATTCGAGGATACGCCTGACGGATATGTTCTTGCAGCTTCACAGAGCACACTCTATCTGGGTTCAAATGATGGTATATTTGTTAGAACAGCCGTCGGGGAATGGAGTTTTCATTCAAGCGGCCATCTTTACTCAGACGGGCTTGTACTGACAGAACAAGGTATTTTTTCAGTGACAGCGCCAGATGAAATCCTGGCTGAATCACCATCATTCATTCCCTTGGAACTTATTTCTCTTGATCATTTCAGGGAGCCGTTCTGGGCAATTGATGATCATGGAATGACAGTATTCGCTGAACTGGGATCAGTTGAAACAAATCTGCCTTACTATGAAACCGAAAGAGTGTCCTGCTCTTTAGCCGGCCAGAACACTGAAGGCATGCAGGGTTCAGCTGAATCGGTCGAGGATATGCTACTGTCGGGAAGCGGGACTTTCAGAATATATGAATCCGTTTCCGTCAGACCTGATCCCTTCACCGAATTCTCAGATGAAGGAAGAGATGCAAGACGCGATCTCAGCAGCATTTCGATTGAGGAATTCAGACTGGTAGGTATCACTCTGGATCCGATAGGTGGAGACCAGGCACTCGTCGAAGACGGAAGTGGAGTTCCGTACATACTCTACGAGGGTACAGACCTGGCACATAATTCACATGTGGCTGAGATTACCAGTAATGAAGTTATTGTAATTCAGGATGTTATTATTAATTATAGCGCGAGAGGTGGAGGGGAGACCTCAATTCCAACCATTTACTCCTTGCGTCTACATGAAGAAGGTGGTTTGTGATGCGTCTGTTTACCGTAAGTAGTCTTCTGCTGCTTCTGGCAATGCCGGTTGTAGCGTACAGGATTACCGATATTTCGGTAGTGCCCGGCGGCAACGTGACTCTTGTCACAATTACTGCTGATGAATCTATCTCATACGAAAGATTCCTACTGACAGATCCCATGAGGATTGTTCTGGATATAGGTGATGCGGTTCATGCACTGCCTTCTATGGACTTTTCAGTCGGCAGAGGCGGTGTAACATCAATCAGAACCAGTCAGTACAAAGCTCCGCCCGAAGGAATCGTTAGAATTATCATCGATGTCAACGGTGAGTTGCTTAATTACAGTGCTTCTCTCAACGACAATCAACTTATCCTTGAAATGAATACAGATCCTTCAGGAATCCCTTTTGCCTCCTGGTCAGCTACTTCGGAGTATGTTGAACCTGTCATCACGGGTGGAGATGTCGCTCCACTCTCTTCACCTGCTTCAACAACTTTATCAGGGCAGATTACTTCCAGTTCTGCCAGAGGTGTCAGGATAAGTGAAAGTCATCGTGAGGTTGATGATGGATTCCCGGTGGAATGGGCCGGATCCGGGGGAAGAAACATTACAATCGATGTGGTTGACGCAAGTCTTCGAACTGTTCTCAGATCCATATCTGATGTAAGCGGTTTGAATATCATACTTCCTGAGAATTATACTGCATCTGTAACAGCCAGACTGAAGAATGTCGGCTGGAGAGATGCCTTGACCGCGATCCTAAATTCTCAGGGACTTGTAGCGAGCATGCAGGGGAATGTACTTCGAGTAATGCCTCGAGACTCTTTCTATGATGAAATCAATCAGATGGCTACCACTCGCAATGAAAGAGAGAATCTGCAGGATCTTCAAACCGAAGTTTTCGTGATAAGGTATGCCACCGCGGAAAGTATCAACAACGCGCTCACTACAGCCTTATCCACCAGGGGACAGATATCTGTCGATGACAGGACAAATTCCATCATAATCACGGATATTCCGTACAAGCTTCAGGAAATCGGGAGACTTCTGCCAATACTCGACAGTCCCACAGCCCAGGTGATGATCGAAGCAAAACTTGTTGAGATCGATGTCGCATACGCGAATGAGATGGGTATTGACTGGTCGGTAGGTAACCTGAACAGGTCAAATGATCTCATCCACGGAGGTATGAGTTCTTCAGGGCTTGCTGTTGGAAGCGAAACCGCTTCAATATCCTTTGGTACGATTACGAATATTCTTGATATTAACGCGGCGCTGACATTCCTCGAAACCAATAATCATGCGCACATTCTGTCTGAACCCAGAATTGCCATAATTGACAACATGACGGGTACCGTTATGTCCGGAAAGGAAATTCCGCTTACTCTTCAGGATGCCAGTGGAAATACATATATCTCCATGTACAAGATTGGTGTTGAACTGACAGTCACTCCGCACATCAATGCGGACAACAATGTAACACTTGAGCTACAGCCTAGCGTTAGTGAACTGTCAGGTGAAGCAACATCTGCGCAGCAGCCTATAATCCTGACTCAGAGCGCGAATACAACATTAATGATAGACGATGGCGCCACAGCGGTTATAGGCGGGATAATGAGAAGCAAGCATACTACCGTTAGAAAAGCAATTCCGCTGCTGGGTCAGATTCCACTGCTTGGAAATCTGCTTTTCTCCTACAACTCTGACCGTATGGATCAGACCGAGCTGGTAATATTCGTAACTCCTCACATAATCAGACCGTATTAATAACGGGTCAGATTGATTCGACTGGGGCGGGGAAAGTGGAAAGGACACATTCTCCGCCCTTCTTCCCATTTATGCAGGCCTACATCGTCTCTCGTTCGGGGAGCGTTTCTTGATATAGCGGGATTCTCACTCGTCAATCATGCAACTGTATGGGATCTATGCTCCGGCACTGGAGCAGTAGGGATTGAAGCGTTAAGCTGGGGCGCATCGGAATGTGTATTCGTAGACATAAATCCTCTTGCCGCATCCTTCATATATTCGGCCATTCGCGAATTAGGTGCTGCTGCATATACTTTAGTGCTTAAAGGCGACGTTCGGAAATTGGTTCCCAAACTGGATTCGAAACCGGACATAGTCTTCATTGATCCGCCATACGATCATCACAAACTTTACGAATGGATTGACAGTGTAGACTGGAAACGGATTCTATCAGAAGATGGAATGGTATTTGCTGAATGCGGAACTGAAGCAATATTACAGCATGACTGGAAAATGAGGAAATACGGAGGAACTCATCTCATGTGGAAAGTACTAAAAGAAACAGAATGAATATTATTTATCCCGGCACATTCGATCCCGTAACATTCGGCCATATTGACATTATCAGAAGAGCACTGAACATATTCGATCATATTGAAATAGCAGTAGTAGCGCGATCTTCGAAAGAACTCTGTTTCCCTGTCGAGGAAAGGGTTAATCTGATGAAGATGGCAATGCTTGAAACGGGAATAGACAGAGTCAGTGTAACATCATTTGATTCTCTTCTTGTCGATTACATGAAGAAGACTGATTGCAGGACATTTATCAGGGGATTGAGAGCGAATTCCGATTTTGAGTATGAATTCCAGATGCAGCTGGTTAACAGACGACTGGCACCGGAGATATCAGGTTTATATCTTATGCCGTCTGAGGAGAACATGTACCTGTCTTCGACAATTGTCAGAGAGATAGCAAGATTCGGTGGTGATCTTTCAACTATTGTTACAGTAGGTGTAAGAGAAGCTCTTGAGAAAAGATTCGCCCCTTCGGCCGAAAGTAAATCCGACGATTGGATGTACTGATGGATTATTCCAGAACCGCAATGTCACTCACCCCTTCTGCGACTCTGCAGCTCAGCACGCGGGCCAGGGAACTCAGCCGCGAGGGAAGAGATATCATTTCCCTTTCCGCCGGACAGCCGGATTTTCCTACACCGATTCCAATCGCAGAGGCAGGTATTGATGCAATCAGAGAGGGGAAAACAGGATATACAGCAAGCACAGGGATACCTGAGCTGAAAGAGGCTGTTGCCGCGCAGTATTCCAGAAGAAGAAACGTAAACTGGTTATCATCCAATGTACTTGTGGGATGTGGAGCGAAGCACAATCTTGCCAATCTTGTTCGGGCAGCGATTAATCCCGGAGACAGAGTTCTCCTGCCAAGGCCATTCTGGGTAAGCTACCCCGAGATGATCAAAGCTTCAGGCGGAATACCTGTATTTCCCGAGGGGGGCATGAACGGCTCAGAAATCAGGAAAGCAGCCGAAGAGGGTGCCGTGGGAGTATTTCTTAATTATCCCTCCAATCCCACCGGTTTTGTTCCCTCCGTCTCCTTCATGAGGGAGATTGCGGATGCGGTTGCTGACACGGACATGTGGGTAATTTCAGATGATATCTATGAAGATCTGGCATATCTTGATTCCGGTGTGCCGCATATTCTAGATTTCCACCCATTACTCAAAGATCGAACAGCTGTTGTCTCAGGAGTATCCAAAACCTATGCCATGACCGGGTGGAGAATAGGGTACTCTCTTGCATGCAGCGAATGGACCAGACTTGCCGGAATACTTCAGGCTCACTCAACTTCAAATCCCTGTTCCATTTCTCAGTGGGCAGCCCTTGCCGCGCTCGAGGGAAAAGCAAACAGGGAAAAAGAAGAAATGCACAAATCTTTCCAAATGAGAAGGGATTTGGTCTGTGAGCTTCTAGCCGGGGTTGATGGTCTGGAATTCAAAAAGCCGGATGGCGCGTTTTACGTTTTCCCTCGATTGCTCACTGATCCTGAAAAGGCTGACACAAACAGATTCTGCAGCGAACTTCTGTTCGAAGAAGGAGTAGCTGTAATACCCGGATCGGCATTTGGAGCTGAAGGGTATATTCGAATTTCCTTTGCGGCTTCTGCGGATGATATCCAAAGAGGTATACACAGGTTAAGGGAATTCCTGCACAGGAGGTTGAATACATGATTGTTAATTGTCCGGGCTGTAATTGCAAGTATAACATTCCATCAGAGAAAATTGGTGACTCCCCCAAACGGTTTCGCTGCAGGAAATGTTCTGAAGTATTTATGATTCATCCTCCCAAACCGGAGAAACCTGAAATTCCGCCAATACCGGTTGAAATGGATGAAAATCTCAAACATGCTATGAGATTCGCGCGGGTTCTTGCCAGTGATATACTTGTCTACAATCGCGAGATCATTGAAAAAGCGAGAGATGAGGGAAATCTTCCAGAGGTTATGGAGCGGGAGATCCACAAATCGTGGGAACTCTGGGAGAGCAGGTTTCCAAAGGAGAGTAAAACTGATCCGGGGATTTTCAGTAACGCTTTGAATTACTTCCTTGCTGACGGTGAAGAAGTATTCAGAAATCAGACGTATTCCTGATATTACCCTTCTCTTATTCTTTTTAGGATGATTCTGAAGATTATGTGACACAGCATAAGATGAACATCTTCGATCTGCTGCATATCTTCGCTGGGTACAATGATTGAT includes these proteins:
- the pilQ gene encoding type IV pilus secretin PilQ: MMRLFTVSSLLLLLAMPVVAYRITDISVVPGGNVTLVTITADESISYERFLLTDPMRIVLDIGDAVHALPSMDFSVGRGGVTSIRTSQYKAPPEGIVRIIIDVNGELLNYSASLNDNQLILEMNTDPSGIPFASWSATSEYVEPVITGGDVAPLSSPASTTLSGQITSSSARGVRISESHREVDDGFPVEWAGSGGRNITIDVVDASLRTVLRSISDVSGLNIILPENYTASVTARLKNVGWRDALTAILNSQGLVASMQGNVLRVMPRDSFYDEINQMATTRNERENLQDLQTEVFVIRYATAESINNALTTALSTRGQISVDDRTNSIIITDIPYKLQEIGRLLPILDSPTAQVMIEAKLVEIDVAYANEMGIDWSVGNLNRSNDLIHGGMSSSGLAVGSETASISFGTITNILDINAALTFLETNNHAHILSEPRIAIIDNMTGTVMSGKEIPLTLQDASGNTYISMYKIGVELTVTPHINADNNVTLELQPSVSELSGEATSAQQPIILTQSANTTLMIDDGATAVIGGIMRSKHTTVRKAIPLLGQIPLLGNLLFSYNSDRMDQTELVIFVTPHIIRPY
- a CDS encoding RsmD family RNA methyltransferase produces the protein MIRLGRGKWKGHILRPSSHLCRPTSSLVRGAFLDIAGFSLVNHATVWDLCSGTGAVGIEALSWGASECVFVDINPLAASFIYSAIRELGAAAYTLVLKGDVRKLVPKLDSKPDIVFIDPPYDHHKLYEWIDSVDWKRILSEDGMVFAECGTEAILQHDWKMRKYGGTHLMWKVLKETE
- the coaD gene encoding pantetheine-phosphate adenylyltransferase; translation: MNIIYPGTFDPVTFGHIDIIRRALNIFDHIEIAVVARSSKELCFPVEERVNLMKMAMLETGIDRVSVTSFDSLLVDYMKKTDCRTFIRGLRANSDFEYEFQMQLVNRRLAPEISGLYLMPSEENMYLSSTIVREIARFGGDLSTIVTVGVREALEKRFAPSAESKSDDWMY
- a CDS encoding type 4a pilus biogenesis protein PilO — protein: MNKYLRDPRSYILILGVLLVVALIYLYPRSISADLVDRIEIAEQNLEMKQTELISLQSGTSSDMAITEQEINLLSQQLAELDRYLPRSYDQDEVLDMLTEKAENSGLHIKVLTPLPPVTQGDYLIYGWQVQISGRFHRLGVFLDQLTQQMMITSVSNLSVIQQKASDGNYNNMEASFTVSAFVQP
- a CDS encoding zinc-ribbon domain-containing protein is translated as MIVNCPGCNCKYNIPSEKIGDSPKRFRCRKCSEVFMIHPPKPEKPEIPPIPVEMDENLKHAMRFARVLASDILVYNREIIEKARDEGNLPEVMEREIHKSWELWESRFPKESKTDPGIFSNALNYFLADGEEVFRNQTYS
- a CDS encoding pyridoxal phosphate-dependent aminotransferase; amino-acid sequence: MDYSRTAMSLTPSATLQLSTRARELSREGRDIISLSAGQPDFPTPIPIAEAGIDAIREGKTGYTASTGIPELKEAVAAQYSRRRNVNWLSSNVLVGCGAKHNLANLVRAAINPGDRVLLPRPFWVSYPEMIKASGGIPVFPEGGMNGSEIRKAAEEGAVGVFLNYPSNPTGFVPSVSFMREIADAVADTDMWVISDDIYEDLAYLDSGVPHILDFHPLLKDRTAVVSGVSKTYAMTGWRIGYSLACSEWTRLAGILQAHSTSNPCSISQWAALAALEGKANREKEEMHKSFQMRRDLVCELLAGVDGLEFKKPDGAFYVFPRLLTDPEKADTNRFCSELLFEEGVAVIPGSAFGAEGYIRISFAASADDIQRGIHRLREFLHRRLNT